In Oscillatoria acuminata PCC 6304, a single window of DNA contains:
- a CDS encoding chemotaxis protein CheC translates to MNLTVDQLDTLQELVNIGVGRAASVLNEMIDCHIRLQVPFIRVFSPEQMKQELENRLGVSLVSAVRLGFSGSFSGLAQLVFPTDSASKLVALLTNEEVGTPDLDAVKIGTLTEIGNIVINGVMGSMSNLLRQHLNYSLPMYLEDTVEHLLSSKQLEPNTTVLLAQARFTIEQLQIAGDIILIFKVGSFDALLKALEMIEEGEEE, encoded by the coding sequence ATGAATTTAACTGTTGACCAACTGGATACCTTGCAGGAATTGGTCAACATTGGTGTTGGCAGAGCAGCAAGTGTCCTCAATGAAATGATTGACTGTCACATTCGCTTGCAGGTTCCATTTATCCGCGTATTTTCCCCTGAACAAATGAAGCAGGAACTGGAAAATCGCCTAGGAGTTTCTCTAGTTTCAGCAGTACGCCTTGGCTTTAGCGGCTCATTTAGTGGTCTAGCCCAGCTTGTTTTTCCGACCGATAGCGCCTCTAAATTAGTGGCTTTGTTGACCAATGAGGAAGTCGGAACTCCCGACCTGGATGCGGTCAAAATAGGAACCCTGACGGAAATAGGTAATATTGTGATCAATGGGGTGATGGGTTCGATGAGCAATTTGCTCAGACAGCATCTGAATTATTCCCTGCCCATGTATTTAGAAGATACCGTCGAACACTTGTTAAGTTCAAAGCAATTAGAGCCTAACACCACGGTCTTATTAGCTCAGGCTCGGTTTACCATTGAACAACTCCAAATTGCGGGAGACATTATCTTGATTTTTAAGGTGGGTTCCTTTGATGCCTTACTGAAAGCCCTAGAGATGATAGAAGAGGGTGAGGAAGAATGA